From the genome of Muricauda sp. SCSIO 64092, one region includes:
- a CDS encoding nucleoside deaminase, which produces MDIFFKEAVNQARKGLSEGGIPIGSVIAHKGTILGRGHNRRVQKGSVILHGEMDAFEDAGRQEAKVYRESTIYTTLSPCPMCTGAILLYGIPKVVIGENKTFLGAEDLLRAHGVEVIVLNDEECIKMMEDFIADRPELWNEDIGEE; this is translated from the coding sequence ATGGATATATTTTTTAAAGAAGCCGTTAACCAGGCCAGAAAAGGCTTATCCGAAGGTGGAATTCCAATTGGGAGTGTCATCGCACACAAAGGGACCATTCTCGGGAGGGGGCATAACAGAAGGGTCCAAAAGGGCAGTGTCATCCTTCATGGGGAAATGGATGCATTCGAAGATGCGGGAAGGCAAGAAGCAAAAGTCTACAGGGAATCCACCATTTACACAACACTGTCACCGTGTCCCATGTGTACTGGGGCAATTTTGCTTTATGGAATTCCCAAAGTTGTCATTGGGGAAAACAAGACCTTTTTAGGCGCCGAGGATCTGTTAAGGGCCCACGGTGTGGAGGTTATCGTTTTGAACGATGAGGAATGCATAAAAATGATGGAGGACTTTATAGCGGACAGACCTGAATTGTGGAATGAGGACATTGGCGAAGAATAA
- a CDS encoding tetratricopeptide repeat protein, giving the protein MSKRVNKKQKKGTPPVLSKEKQTKNQKKPIYLKYGIQVVLVVLIVMIYGETTNFQFAIDDTILVTENQYVQNGLSGMGRLFSDMANGDWELETISITRPLTAVSHALDVSLFGMEPQHHHMMNLVYYIALVLLLFQILKRYLLKGRPMIMIFTILVIFTVHPVHVESVANIKGRDDILCFLAVALSLWWLFKAEEERSGFWKGVSMLAFTASLFFKETGVAFALLIPLTFYYFQTQPLKSVMRKTWPYLAIGLAFMLFRMLHLENDSRYLNAFNNSLIMLDTPDRLIMTFYILGYYLKLLFWPHPLNWDYSSGHFSMEDGTLTGAIISLVIYIALLGYAVWGIKRKHPATYGIWFYLLTLFPVSNLLVIILATMAERFLFIPLFGFSWAIVFAVQAVVKKGRTRRRKGQAVYYLWVGAPAVIVLFAFLASARASDWRDSETLILADVEHGRSIRTQTFYLQHLTGLSDNRIQNHMKALDHCKKTLERFPDDTKLWFIYGVIQSELGNTPESIKGYEKAVEKDSENTLALTNLAQHYVDRDAEKAMTYFRQASEADLNNALAAGNLAIMLHQRGRLEEAIPFYERAVNTGSAEKNVLDGYAMLKDDLGLE; this is encoded by the coding sequence ATGTCAAAACGAGTAAATAAAAAGCAAAAAAAGGGGACTCCCCCTGTTCTTTCGAAAGAAAAGCAGACCAAAAACCAGAAAAAACCAATTTACCTAAAATATGGTATACAGGTAGTACTTGTTGTTCTTATAGTAATGATTTATGGCGAAACCACCAATTTTCAATTTGCCATAGATGATACCATACTGGTAACAGAGAATCAATATGTACAAAATGGCCTATCGGGAATGGGAAGGCTTTTCTCCGATATGGCCAACGGGGATTGGGAATTAGAGACAATAAGTATCACCCGACCCCTCACCGCAGTCTCCCATGCATTGGATGTGTCCCTTTTTGGCATGGAACCCCAGCACCATCACATGATGAATCTGGTGTACTATATAGCGCTGGTGTTACTGCTCTTTCAAATTTTGAAGCGCTATTTGCTCAAAGGCCGACCAATGATCATGATTTTCACCATTCTTGTCATTTTTACGGTTCATCCCGTACATGTTGAATCGGTAGCGAACATCAAAGGAAGGGACGATATCCTATGTTTTCTGGCCGTTGCATTGTCTTTATGGTGGCTCTTTAAGGCAGAAGAAGAACGAAGTGGTTTTTGGAAGGGAGTGAGTATGCTCGCCTTTACGGCATCGCTTTTTTTTAAGGAAACCGGGGTCGCTTTTGCCCTGCTTATCCCCCTTACCTTCTATTATTTTCAAACGCAGCCCCTGAAGTCGGTCATGCGGAAGACCTGGCCCTATTTGGCCATTGGATTGGCATTCATGCTTTTCCGGATGCTGCATTTGGAAAACGATTCAAGATACCTCAACGCGTTTAACAATAGCCTGATTATGTTGGATACGCCCGATAGGCTGATCATGACCTTTTACATTTTGGGATATTACCTAAAACTACTGTTTTGGCCACATCCCCTTAACTGGGACTATTCCTCTGGACATTTCTCCATGGAGGATGGGACCCTGACCGGCGCCATAATCAGTTTGGTGATATATATTGCCCTTCTGGGCTATGCCGTTTGGGGCATCAAAAGGAAACATCCTGCCACTTACGGTATTTGGTTTTATTTGCTTACCCTTTTTCCGGTCAGCAATTTGCTGGTCATTATTCTTGCCACGATGGCCGAACGCTTCCTGTTCATACCTTTATTCGGTTTCTCCTGGGCAATTGTTTTTGCAGTGCAGGCAGTGGTAAAGAAGGGAAGGACCCGTCGTCGCAAGGGACAGGCTGTTTATTACTTGTGGGTAGGGGCTCCAGCGGTCATAGTGTTGTTTGCGTTCTTGGCTTCTGCCCGTGCCAGTGATTGGCGCGACAGTGAAACCTTAATTTTGGCCGATGTGGAACATGGGAGATCCATTCGAACACAGACGTTTTACCTTCAGCACCTTACCGGTTTATCGGATAACCGAATCCAAAACCACATGAAGGCCCTGGACCATTGTAAAAAAACACTGGAACGATTTCCTGATGATACCAAGTTGTGGTTCATTTACGGCGTCATCCAGTCAGAACTGGGCAATACTCCGGAATCCATTAAAGGTTATGAAAAAGCTGTGGAGAAAGATTCGGAAAACACCCTTGCCTTGACCAACCTGGCCCAGCATTATGTCGATCGCGATGCAGAAAAGGCGATGACCTATTTCCGTCAAGCCTCTGAAGCGGATCTCAATAATGCATTAGCTGCCGGAAACCTGGCAATTATGTTGCACCAAAGGGGACGGTTGGAGGAGGCCATACCTTTTTACGAGCGCGCGGTCAACACCGGATCGGCGGAGAAAAACGTATTGGATGGTTATGCGATGTTGAAGGATGATCTGGGATTGGAGTGA